One Dromiciops gliroides isolate mDroGli1 chromosome 3, mDroGli1.pri, whole genome shotgun sequence DNA segment encodes these proteins:
- the LOC122750794 gene encoding olfactory receptor 2L3-like: MEEWNQTTTGFFLLGLFPPTKTGLLLFLLIVLIFLIAFLGNSTMILLIWMDHHLHTPMYFLLSQLSLMDLMYICSTVPKMAFNFLSGDNSISLVGCGFQSVCFLIMACAEGLLLASMAYDRYVAICRPLHYPILMNKRMCLLMIAGSWVSSSINSIFHTVYALCMPYCKSRIINHFFCDIPAMVPLACIDTWTYEYTVLFSTNLFLLVPFLGIMASYGRVLYAVHHMRSSQGKKKAFTTCSTHLTVVTFYYAPFVYTYLRPPSLRSPEEDKNLAVFYTILTPMLNPIIYSLRNKEVLGALQRVFGRSLSQKE, translated from the coding sequence ATGGAGGAATGGAATCAAACCACCACTGGTTTCTTCTTACTGGGGCTGTTTCCCCCAACAAAAACTGgcctgctcctcttcctcctgattGTCCTTATCTTCCTAATCGCCTTCTTGGGAAACTCAACCATGATTCTCCTCATCTGGATGGATCACCACCTCCACACCCCCATGTACTTCCTACTCAGCCAGCTCTCCCTCATGGACCTAATGTACATTTGCAGTACAGTTCCCAAGATGGCCTTCAACTTCCTGTCTGGGGACAATTCCATTTCCTTGGTGGGTTGTGGTTTCCAAAGTGTCTGCTTTTTAATCATGGCATGTGCTGAAGGGTTACTCCTTGCATCTATGGCCTATGATCGTTATGTGGCCATTTGTCGCCCCCTCCATTATCCTATTCTCATGAACAAGAGAATGTGTTTGCTGATGATTGCTGGGTCTTGGGTCTCTTCATCCATCAATTCCATCTTCCATACAGTCTATGCACTCTGTATGCCTTACTGCAAGTCTAGAATCATTAACCATTTCTTTTGTGATATTCCAGCCATGGTGCCTCTGGCCTGTATAGATACATGGACCTATGAGTACACAGTGCTCTTCAGCACCAACCTGTTTCTTTTGGTCCCTTTCCTTGGAATCATGGCTTCTTATGGTCGGGTTCTTTATGCCGTCCATCATATGCGTTCATCACAGGGGAAGAAGAAAGCCTTCACTACCTGTTCTACCCACCTGACTGTGGTTACATTCTACTATGCCccatttgtgtatacatatctgAGACCCCCATCTCTACGTTCCCCAGAAGAGGATAAGAACTTGGCTGTCTTCTACACCATTCTCACCCCTATGCTTAACCCCATCATTTATAGCCTGAGGAATAAAGAGGTGTTGGGTGCCCTCCAGAGAGTCTTTGGGAGATCCTTATCCCAAAAAGAGTAG